In the Magnolia sinica isolate HGM2019 chromosome 15, MsV1, whole genome shotgun sequence genome, one interval contains:
- the LOC131227862 gene encoding AP2-like ethylene-responsive transcription factor At1g16060 — protein sequence MQTHIQKTPPFLPTQMKNYSPSSSSSLSSSSSYSSPSPSNSAKPKAKRIRRNLNPEKRHSGSSPGRRSSIYRGVTRHRWTGRYEAHLWDKNSWNPIQNKKGKQVYLGAYDDEEAAAHTYDLAALKYWGPDTILNFPLSTYAKEYDEMQNVSKEEYLATLRRRSSGFSRGVSKYRGVARHHHNGRWEARIGRVFGNKYLYLGTYSTQEEAAAAYDIAAIEYRGLNAVTNFDISHYIRFPPQEIAHQSPCEGSVDIGPPQILLPDNPHTIDHTTAVDPLGEQPWNLCMDPNFNMLPVSNSGLDKSNELHDLINGADFEDNIEFFFEGSEGGAGGGVGPTNTNNNNNNNNTQMGGPSGVGKVDGIFDNTAAFGGDFLSGIEQGGECGLMEEVMSSVGSISYPFEISICS from the exons ATGCAAACTCACATACAAAAAACCCCACCTTTTCTTCCCACCCAAATGAAGAACTATTctccttcatcttcatcttctctctcCTCATCTTCCTCATATTCTTCTCCATCTCCTTCCAACTCAGCAAAACCCAAGGCCAAACGCATTAGGAGGAATCTCAATCCTGAGAAACGACATTCCGGCAGTAGCCCAGGAAGGAGGAGCTCTATATATAGAGGTGTTACTAG GCATAGATGGACAGGaaggtatgaggcccacctttgggaCAAGAACAGTTGGAATCCCATTCAAAACAAGAAAGGAAAACAAg tgtatttgg GAGCTTATGATGATGAAGAGGCTGCTGCCCATACATATGATCTTGCTGCCCTTAAATACTGGGGCCCTGATACCATTTTGAATTTTCCG CTGAGTACATATGCAAAGGAGTATGATGAGATGCAAAACGTCTCTAAGGAAGAGTATTTAGCAACTCTAAGGAGGAGGAGTAGTGGATTTTCTAGAGGAGTATCGAAATACCGTGGGGTGGCAAG GCATCATCACAATGGACGGTGGGAAGCAAGGATCGGTCGTGTTTTCGGGAATAAATATCTCTACTTGGGAACTTAca GCACTCAAGAAGAAGCAGCTGCAGCATATGACATTGCTGCCATTGAATATAGAGGACTGAATGCAGTGACTAATTTCGATATCAGTCATTACATTAGGTTCCCACCACAAGAAATAGCACATCAGTCCCCTTGTGAGGGATCTGTTGACATAGGCCCACCTCAGATTCTCCTCCCAGACAATCCTCACACCATCGATCACACAACAGCAGTGGACCCACTTGGAGAACAGCCCTGGAACCTTTGCATGGACCCCAACTTCAACATGTTACCGGTCTCCAACTCCGGCCTCGACAAATCCAACGAGCTGCATGACTTGATCAATGGTGCTGATTTTGAAGACAACATAGAGTTCTTCTTTGAAGGGTCTGAAGGTGGTGCTGGtggtggtgtggggcccaccaacacaaacaacaacaacaacaataacaacaccCAAATGGGTGGTCCAAGTGGGGTGGGGAAAGTGGATGGCATTTTTGATAATACAGCAGCATTCGGGGGCGATTTCTTGAGTGGGATTGAGCAAGGTGGGGAGTGTGGGTTAATGGAGGAGGTGATGTCTTCTGTGGGGTCCATATCATACCCTTTTGAGATCAGTATATGTTCTTAA